The Providencia rettgeri genome includes a window with the following:
- the sufE gene encoding Cysteine desulfuration protein sufE, with amino-acid sequence MPALPDENKLLRNFSRCQDWEERYLYMIELGGRLPELSEVQRSDNNLIAGCQSQVWIDMQKQADGTITFAGDSDAAIVKGLVAIVIILFQGKTAQQILALDVKSFFEQLALEQHLTPSRTQGLNAMIRTILSRAAQLV; translated from the coding sequence ATGCCCGCATTACCCGATGAAAATAAGTTATTACGTAATTTCTCCCGTTGTCAGGACTGGGAGGAACGCTATCTCTATATGATAGAGCTAGGGGGACGTTTACCTGAACTCTCAGAGGTACAAAGAAGCGATAATAATTTAATCGCAGGGTGCCAAAGCCAAGTGTGGATTGATATGCAAAAACAAGCAGACGGGACAATTACGTTTGCAGGTGATAGCGATGCAGCAATCGTTAAAGGGTTAGTTGCTATTGTGATTATCCTTTTTCAAGGCAAAACGGCGCAACAAATACTCGCACTCGATGTGAAGTCATTTTTTGAACAACTTGCATTGGAGCAACATTTAACACCTTCGCGAACTCAAGGTTTAAATGCAATGATCCGCACAATTTTATCGCGTGCGGCACAATTAGTATGA
- the sufS_2 gene encoding Cysteine desulfurase: MLFNIASVRQDFPALSQSVNNHPLVYLDSAASAQKPLQVIEKESEFTLHQYAAVHRGIHTLSANATTMMEEVRQKAAAFIHAASNEEIVFVKGTTEGINLVANSFGRKYFHEGDNIVITEMEHHANIVPWYMLAEEIGFEIRVIPISDDGRLQLDVLNDVIDSRTRLLSFTHISNVLGTVNPVQDIIKQARAIAASKGGEIAVLVDGAQGAMHQQVDVQALDCDFYVFSGHKLYGPTGIGILYGKKAILDMMPPWEGGGAMIRQVSLTKGITFADAPWRFEAGTPNVSAIIGLGAAFDYLNALNLPDVFAHEAEVIAYASKKLQEIPSVILYGNDQREGVLAFNLGQHHAYDVGSFLDRYGIAIRTGHHCALPLMEHYHVPAMCRASVGIYTTKEEIDSLYNALQRIKKLLG, encoded by the coding sequence ATGCTATTCAATATCGCTTCAGTAAGGCAGGATTTTCCTGCCTTATCACAGTCAGTCAATAATCATCCGTTGGTTTATTTAGATAGCGCCGCAAGTGCACAAAAGCCTTTGCAAGTTATTGAAAAAGAAAGTGAGTTTACGTTACATCAGTATGCCGCGGTTCACCGCGGTATACATACTCTCAGTGCAAATGCGACGACAATGATGGAGGAGGTTCGTCAAAAAGCCGCCGCTTTCATTCACGCAGCTTCAAATGAAGAAATCGTGTTTGTTAAAGGCACAACGGAAGGTATTAACCTTGTTGCAAATAGTTTTGGTCGAAAGTATTTCCATGAAGGGGACAATATTGTCATCACTGAAATGGAGCACCATGCGAATATTGTACCTTGGTATATGTTAGCTGAAGAAATTGGTTTTGAAATTCGAGTTATCCCAATTTCTGACGATGGTAGACTGCAATTAGATGTATTAAATGATGTCATTGATTCACGTACGCGATTATTGAGCTTTACACATATCTCTAATGTATTGGGAACAGTTAATCCGGTACAGGATATCATTAAACAAGCGCGAGCGATTGCGGCTTCAAAAGGTGGAGAGATCGCGGTATTGGTCGATGGTGCACAAGGTGCAATGCATCAGCAGGTTGATGTGCAAGCCTTAGACTGTGATTTCTATGTGTTTTCAGGGCATAAGCTATATGGCCCGACAGGTATTGGTATCCTTTATGGCAAAAAAGCTATTTTGGATATGATGCCACCATGGGAGGGCGGTGGGGCAATGATCCGTCAAGTCAGCCTGACCAAAGGGATCACTTTTGCTGATGCGCCATGGCGCTTTGAAGCAGGAACACCGAACGTTAGCGCAATTATTGGGTTAGGGGCGGCATTCGATTATTTAAACGCACTTAATTTACCTGATGTATTTGCTCATGAAGCTGAAGTGATAGCATATGCTTCTAAGAAATTGCAAGAAATACCATCAGTTATATTATATGGCAATGACCAACGGGAAGGCGTTTTGGCGTTTAATCTAGGTCAGCACCATGCCTATGATGTGGGTTCTTTTCTAGATAGATATGGTATTGCTATCCGTACTGGCCATCACTGTGCTTTACCATTAATGGAACATTATCACGTTCCTGCTATGTGCCGTGCTTCTGTGGGGATATACACCACGAAAGAAGAAATCGATTCTTTATACAATGCGTTACAGCGCATTAAAAAATTGTTAGGCTAA
- the sufD gene encoding FeS cluster assembly protein sufD — protein MAGLLTNSERAQKRAEVAKLNEQAMSRFSELFELRHGANSQHAKTHWEIAKQVGLPVFRHEDWHYTPLNTVLETQYRFSDGDVVAQDCEALALPIDAYRLVLIDGRYSSALSSIDMGPFQVALLDNQDLLPSPVNSEIFLHLTESLAVQPLVVHLAANKIAEKPLYLLNISTGSDDKQATNISQYRYHLTLDVNSKAQVIEHYVSLNEQTHMTGSRLTVEVGDNADFSHFKLNIENGQAQHFAHNDIVIGRDSRVKSTSFLLGALLTRNHTSARLDGENTEFELNSILLPKGNEIADTRTYLEHNKGYCNSRQLHKVIAMDSSKAVFNGMIKVAPNALKTDGQMTNNTLLLGEKAEIDTKPQLEIYADDVKCGHGATVGRIDEEQLFYLRSRGIEGKAAKHMIIIAFAAELTESIESEELKHAVMANIRQRLAEV, from the coding sequence ATGGCTGGCTTATTGACCAACAGTGAAAGAGCACAAAAACGTGCAGAAGTTGCAAAGCTCAATGAGCAAGCAATGTCACGTTTTTCTGAATTATTTGAACTACGACATGGTGCGAATTCTCAACATGCTAAAACCCATTGGGAAATAGCAAAACAAGTTGGTTTACCTGTGTTTCGCCATGAAGATTGGCACTATACTCCACTAAATACTGTACTTGAGACTCAGTATCGTTTTAGTGATGGTGATGTTGTAGCACAAGACTGCGAAGCACTGGCTCTGCCAATTGATGCATATCGCCTTGTTTTAATTGATGGGCGTTATAGTTCTGCATTGAGCTCTATTGATATGGGGCCATTTCAAGTCGCTTTGCTTGATAACCAAGACTTACTGCCTTCGCCTGTAAATAGCGAGATTTTTTTGCATTTAACCGAAAGCTTGGCTGTACAACCGTTAGTCGTCCATCTTGCAGCAAATAAAATAGCAGAAAAGCCATTGTACTTGCTCAATATTTCAACGGGTAGCGACGATAAACAGGCCACCAATATTAGCCAATATCGGTACCATTTAACCTTGGATGTAAATAGTAAAGCCCAAGTTATTGAGCATTATGTCAGTTTGAATGAGCAAACACACATGACTGGCAGCCGTTTAACAGTTGAAGTCGGTGATAACGCAGACTTTAGTCACTTTAAGTTAAATATTGAAAATGGCCAAGCTCAGCATTTTGCTCACAATGATATTGTTATTGGGCGTGATAGCCGTGTGAAAAGTACCAGTTTTTTACTTGGTGCATTATTAACACGAAACCATACAAGTGCTCGCCTTGACGGTGAAAATACTGAGTTTGAACTCAACAGTATACTGCTGCCTAAAGGCAATGAAATTGCTGATACTCGTACGTATTTAGAGCACAATAAAGGCTACTGCAATAGCCGTCAATTACACAAAGTGATTGCGATGGATAGCAGTAAAGCAGTCTTTAATGGCATGATCAAAGTCGCACCCAACGCATTAAAAACTGATGGTCAAATGACTAACAACACATTGTTGTTAGGTGAAAAAGCAGAAATTGATACTAAACCTCAGCTTGAAATTTATGCAGATGACGTAAAATGTGGTCACGGTGCAACGGTCGGTCGTATTGATGAAGAACAACTGTTTTATCTGCGCTCAAGAGGAATTGAGGGTAAGGCAGCAAAACATATGATTATTATCGCATTTGCTGCGGAACTTACAGAATCTATTGAATCGGAAGAGTTAAAACACGCTGTGATGGCAAACATCCGCCAGCGCTTAGCGGAGGTTTAA
- the sufC gene encoding Probable ATP-dependent transporter SufC has translation MLSVKDLHVSVEGNEILKGLSLEVKPGEVHAIMGPNGSGKSTLSATLAGREEYEIDSGEVTFKGKDLFELDPEERAGEGVFLAFQYPVEIPGVSNQFFLQTAVNAVREYRQQEALDRFDFQDFIEDKIKLLEMPEDLLARSVNVGFSGGEKKRNDILQMAALEPQLCILDETDSGLDIDALKIVANGVNSLRSPERSFIIVTHYQRILDYVKPDFVHVLYQGKIIKSGDFSLAKKLEEQGYGWLIDQQ, from the coding sequence ATGTTAAGTGTTAAAGATTTACACGTGAGTGTAGAAGGTAATGAGATTTTAAAAGGGTTATCTCTGGAGGTAAAACCAGGGGAAGTTCACGCCATCATGGGGCCAAATGGCTCTGGTAAAAGTACATTATCCGCCACACTTGCTGGCCGCGAAGAGTATGAAATTGATAGCGGTGAAGTGACGTTTAAAGGCAAAGACCTATTTGAACTAGATCCAGAAGAGCGTGCAGGGGAAGGCGTTTTCCTCGCATTCCAATACCCTGTTGAAATTCCAGGGGTCAGTAACCAATTTTTCTTACAAACGGCAGTTAATGCGGTTAGAGAATATCGTCAGCAAGAAGCATTAGATCGTTTTGATTTCCAAGATTTTATTGAAGATAAAATCAAATTATTAGAAATGCCAGAAGATTTACTTGCGCGTTCTGTCAACGTAGGTTTCTCCGGTGGTGAGAAAAAACGTAATGATATCTTGCAGATGGCAGCTCTAGAACCTCAATTGTGTATTCTTGATGAAACTGACTCTGGTTTAGATATTGACGCGCTGAAAATTGTGGCTAATGGCGTGAATTCATTACGTTCGCCTGAGCGTTCTTTTATCATCGTAACCCACTATCAGCGTATTTTAGATTATGTGAAGCCTGACTTTGTCCACGTGTTATATCAAGGGAAAATCATCAAATCAGGTGATTTCAGTTTAGCAAAAAAACTGGAGGAGCAGGGTTATGGCTGGCTTATTGACCAACAGTGA
- the sufB gene encoding FeS cluster assembly protein sufB has translation MSQSNVEVGDDVQSWLDDQRYKEGFFTEVATDEMAKGINEDVIRAISAKRNEPEWMLQFRLDAFNHWKGMEEPHWLKANYPNLDYQDYSYYSAPSCGSCDDTCGSQSGATQGTGVAETNNYLTAEVEEAFNQLGVPVREGKAVAVDAIFDSVSVSTTYRDDLAKHGVIFCSFSEAIQEYPELVQKYLGSVVSSHDNFFAALNAAVASDGTFVYVPKGVHCPMELSTYFRINAAKTGQFERTILIADEGSYVSYIEGCSAPVRDSYQLHAAVVEVIIHKDAEVKYSTVQNWFSGGDSEAGGILNFVTKRALCEGENSKMSWTQSETGSAITWKYPSVILKGDNSVGEFYSVALTNGNQQADTGTKMIHIGKNTRSTIISKGISAGKSQNSYRGLVKILPSAHNARNFTQCDSMLIGTQCGAHTFPYVEVKNNTAQLEHEATTSRIGEDQLFYCLQRGISEDDAISMIVNGFCKDVFSELPLEFAVEAQKLLAISLEHSVG, from the coding sequence ATGTCACAGAGCAATGTAGAAGTTGGCGATGATGTTCAAAGCTGGCTTGATGACCAGCGTTATAAAGAAGGCTTCTTTACCGAAGTCGCAACGGATGAAATGGCGAAAGGCATTAACGAAGATGTTATTCGTGCAATTTCAGCTAAACGTAATGAGCCTGAGTGGATGCTCCAATTCCGTCTTGATGCCTTTAATCACTGGAAAGGCATGGAAGAACCTCATTGGCTTAAAGCAAATTACCCAAATCTCGATTACCAAGACTATAGCTATTACTCTGCGCCATCTTGTGGCTCATGTGATGATACCTGTGGTTCGCAATCTGGTGCTACACAAGGCACAGGTGTGGCGGAAACCAATAATTATTTAACGGCTGAAGTTGAAGAAGCCTTTAACCAATTAGGCGTTCCTGTACGTGAAGGGAAGGCCGTTGCGGTTGACGCCATTTTTGACTCGGTCTCAGTATCTACAACTTACCGTGATGACTTAGCGAAACATGGTGTTATTTTTTGTTCGTTTAGTGAGGCTATTCAAGAATACCCTGAACTGGTACAGAAATATCTCGGGTCAGTCGTTTCGAGCCATGATAACTTTTTTGCTGCATTAAATGCGGCAGTGGCTTCAGATGGTACCTTTGTGTATGTACCAAAAGGCGTACACTGCCCAATGGAGCTATCAACGTATTTTAGGATCAACGCAGCCAAAACCGGCCAGTTTGAGCGCACGATTTTAATTGCTGATGAAGGTAGCTATGTGAGCTATATCGAAGGGTGTTCTGCACCTGTTCGTGATAGTTATCAGCTCCATGCGGCGGTTGTTGAAGTTATTATTCATAAAGATGCCGAAGTTAAATATTCGACTGTCCAAAACTGGTTCTCCGGTGGAGATAGCGAAGCCGGTGGGATCCTAAACTTTGTGACTAAGCGTGCATTGTGTGAAGGTGAAAATTCAAAAATGTCATGGACACAGTCAGAAACTGGCTCTGCCATCACATGGAAATACCCAAGCGTTATCCTTAAAGGAGACAACTCTGTCGGTGAATTTTACTCCGTTGCATTAACGAACGGCAATCAACAAGCGGATACAGGAACGAAAATGATCCATATCGGGAAAAATACCCGTTCAACGATCATTTCTAAGGGTATTTCTGCAGGTAAAAGCCAAAACAGTTATCGCGGTTTAGTGAAAATTCTACCGAGTGCACATAACGCTCGTAACTTTACCCAATGTGACTCTATGTTAATTGGCACCCAATGTGGTGCACATACATTCCCATATGTGGAAGTTAAGAATAATACGGCACAACTTGAACATGAAGCGACAACCTCACGTATTGGGGAAGACCAGTTATTTTACTGTTTACAACGTGGTATCAGCGAAGACGATGCAATTTCAATGATTGTAAATGGTTTCTGCAAAGATGTGTTCTCGGAGCTTCCATTAGAATTTGCCGTAGAAGCACAAAAATTACTGGCGATCAGCTTAGAGCACAGCGTTGGCTGA
- the sufA gene encoding iron-sulfur cluster assembly scaffold protein, with product MTDGVETFSFDENNWQGVSLTQSAAKQIKKLMVQNPNTKGLSLGVKQSGCAGFGYVFEMIENPTDQHLLFELDGAHLYVPKEAMPFIDGTVVDFVQEGLNQIFKFNNPKAQHACGCGESFGV from the coding sequence ATGACTGACGGTGTAGAGACATTTTCATTTGATGAAAACAATTGGCAGGGAGTTAGCCTGACACAAAGCGCTGCAAAACAAATCAAAAAATTGATGGTGCAAAACCCAAATACAAAAGGGCTTTCACTCGGCGTAAAACAGTCTGGCTGCGCAGGTTTCGGTTATGTGTTTGAAATGATCGAAAACCCAACAGACCAACACCTGTTATTTGAACTCGATGGCGCACACCTTTATGTGCCAAAAGAAGCAATGCCATTTATTGATGGCACAGTCGTTGATTTTGTCCAAGAAGGGCTGAATCAAATTTTCAAATTTAATAACCCGAAAGCCCAACATGCCTGTGGGTGTGGTGAAAGCTTCGGCGTTTAA
- the ydiI gene encoding Esterase YdiI produces MIWKRQFNLQQLAEMSKTCMLGHLGIEITAIGDDYLEGIMPVDHRTKQPFGLLHGGASVVLAESLGSIAGYMCLEGEQKVVGLEINANHVRAARSGVVKGICKPIYLGRRQQVWNIEVFNEQGKLCCTSRLTTAVLFE; encoded by the coding sequence ATGATTTGGAAACGTCAATTTAATTTGCAGCAACTCGCTGAAATGTCAAAAACCTGCATGTTAGGGCATCTCGGTATTGAAATCACGGCAATTGGCGATGATTATTTAGAGGGGATAATGCCTGTTGATCATCGCACCAAACAGCCTTTTGGGTTATTGCATGGCGGTGCTTCTGTTGTATTAGCTGAATCCTTAGGTTCAATTGCGGGTTATATGTGCTTGGAAGGAGAACAAAAGGTGGTCGGGTTGGAAATCAATGCCAATCATGTTCGTGCTGCTCGCTCAGGGGTTGTTAAGGGTATTTGTAAACCTATCTATTTAGGGCGCCGTCAGCAGGTATGGAATATTGAGGTTTTCAATGAGCAAGGCAAATTGTGTTGTACTTCTCGCCTGACAACCGCCGTATTATTTGAATAA